TCAGCATCAGGCCGTCCAGGAGCATGACCACACGCGGCAGGTACCCTGAGTCCTCCAAAAGGCCCAGGATGAGGTAGAACACTAGTATGTAGGGGATGACGATGGCGATTATGGCCTGGATAGAGAGGTCTATTCCCTGCGCGATGGCCTGCCCCGGCGTGCCTCCGATCCATGATGCCAGCTGGGTGAAGAAGTCGCCTACGACAGCGGCGTAGACATCGGCCAAGAGGGTCTCCAGGAGCCCACCGACCACCACCACACATAGGAAGATGCTTACCAGCACGACGAGAAGGATGGGGATGCCGGTCCTTGGTCTGAGGGTCACCTCAGAGATACGGTCCTTGAGCGTCAGGTCCCTTTTCGGGAGCCAGGTGATGACCTCGCTAGCTATCTTTCCCGCCTCGCCGTAGCGGTCCCGGGCGATATGCACCTCCACATCCTCAAAGTGCTGCTCCCGGAACTCCTTCCGATACTGGTCGGCGAACTCGAGAACGCTGGGACTGAACTGACCGGTGAAGAAATGGTTCCCTTCGAGCAGCTTGATGGAAGCACCCCGTATGGGGTATCCGGAACCGGTGCTGACCGACCCCTCGGCTATGTCCTCCAGGAAGGCCTCTATGTGGCTGTCGTAGCGGGTGACGTATGGTGACCTATGGACCGTGTTCGATACGACCAGCTCCATCAATCGGTCCACGCCCTCCCCGGTGGTCGCCACCGTGGGCACCACCGGCACCATCAGGGTCTTCTCCAGGCGATCGATGTCGATGGTGTACCGCTTCCTTGCCTGGTCCATGAAGTTCAGGGCCACAATCACTCTGTAGCCCAGCTCGATGAGCTGGAGCAGCAGAACCAACCCCTGCTCCAGGCGGGTGGCGTCCAGAACCGCGATCACATAGTCAGGGGTCTTTTCCGAGAGGAGCTTGGTGGTCACCAGCTCGTCCTCGGTCTCCCCTGCCAGGGAGTAGATGCCAGGCAGGTCGTAGACGGAGATCTTCTCCCCGTGGAAGGTCACCGAGGCCTCCTCGAAGGTGACCGTGGTGCCGGGGTAGTTGGCGGAGATGACCCCGATGCCCGTGATGCGGCTGAACAGCTGGGACTTGCCAACGTTGAGGTTGCCGGCCAATAGGATCTTCAACTTAGCACTTCCGGACCATCACCAGGGAGGCACAGTCGCGTGCCAAGGCCACCTTGAGCTCTTCGAGCTGTACCAGTAGGGGACCTCCCATCGGCACCCTCTCCTCGAGGGCCACCGAGCGGCCGGGGACGAAGCCCATGGATATCAACCGTTTTATCTTCGTGGTCTCGTCGCAGGTCAAGTGAGTTATGATGCCCTTCTCACCCTCATCGAGGTCCGTTAGGTGGATGGAGAGGTCGGGATCGGGGTCAAGGGGCTCCTCGCAGGGAGGAATGGGGTCGCCATCGGGGCAAACCTGAGGATAGTTCAAAATCTGATTGAGCTTCTCCACGGACTCATCGGACACGGTGTGCTCCAGCTTCATGGCCTCATCGTGGCTCTGGTCCCGCCTTAGGCCGATGACATCGCAGAAGAACCTCTCCAACAGGCGATGCTTCCTCTTGATCCTCTCGGCCACCTTCTTACCCTTGTACGTCAGGGTGACACCTTTGTACTTCTCGTAGTTGAGATAACCTTCGGATGCTAGCTTTTGCGTCATTTCCGTTACGCTCGCCGGGGTCAGTTTTAATTTTGCGGCTATGGCGGTGGTCTTAACGACATCAGACCCGGTCCTTTGCCCCAGGTCCCAAATGCAGGCTAGGTAGTCCTCGGCGTTCTCACTTAACATCTACCCAAACCTATTGTAGTTCAATATTAAAATATTTCGGCTAACCTAAACAATATCATCAAGGATTATATGTCACGGAAGGGTACGATATCGCAGCACCCGCACTCATGGCACATGGTGTGAAGGGTCAGGGAAGTTAGGCCATTGTTCTCGAGGATCCTCCGATGCTCACGTGCCAGCCGCAACAGTCGCTCCGGGGTCAGCTCCTCCATTGTTCCCAGCGCTTCGGCCATAGGCCTGCGGTTGAGATCGTTCAGGCGCAGAGGTCGGAGGGTCGCCACGCAACCACGGCTGGCCAGTTCCTGCACGCCCTGAAGGATGTTGGCGTCGGTCTCCCCCATACCCACGATTATGTTGGAGGTTACCTTGCCGCGGCCGAAGACCCTCACGGCATACGTTATGGTCTCCAGGATGTGGTCCAGATCAAGCTCTCCGCAGACCTTCTGGAAGATCTCACGGTCGAAGGTCTCGATGTTCAGCTTTATCTCGTCCGCCCCCGCCTTCTTGAGCTGGTCGATCTGCTCCCATGTGTCGATGTATGGCTCCACGCCGATAGGTATGTCCGGCAGGAACTCCCGTACCTTCGATATCACGTAGGCAAGCTTGTCCACGGTGCTCTGCGGGTCCTTCACCACGGCCGCCGTGAAGGCCACCGCCCTCAGGTCCTCGCGTTGCGAAAGACCTCTCACCATGGCCACGACCTTGTCCGGGTCAAGCCCTTTGGTGAGCTTTTTCTCGAGAGCGGGGGAGGTGCAGAAACGGCAGTGATAGATACACTGGGTATCAAGGTTGAAGAAGGCCTGCTCCGGTGCGTGAGCTATCGTTGGCAGGATTCGCACATCATCGAGGAACGTCTCCTCGCCTCTCATCAGGACATACATAGGCCCGTCCCCGACAAGCAAGAACTCGCAAGGCTCGGTGGTGATGGCCTTCTTCACCCGGAAGCGGCCGAAGGACAGGACCAGTGAGGATGAACCTGCGCCGGGCCCGGCGGTGGATCGGGAGAGGGGGAAGGGTGGGCGGAACTGCGGCGATACCTGTATGGGGCCTGAGGTTAGGAGGATGGCTTTCTTCCGGACGATCAGTTCCCGGTCCTCTTCCACTTCACGCCCTCCGCGGTGTCCTGCAGCTCCACGCCCTTCTCCTTGAGAAGATCGCGGATCTTATCCGCAAGGTCATACTGCTTTCTCTTCCGCAGCTCGTTGCGCACCTCTATCAGGATGTCGATGATCTCTCCGGAGCGGTCCTCACTGGAAGATTGTTCCGCGGGGAGGATGGCGAACACCGAGTCCATCTCCTTCAGCACGCCCAGGATGTTCTTCGCTCCTTCCCCGCTCAACCTGCCGTCGGAAAGAAGCTTGTTGATCTCCCTGACGGCCTCGAACAGCTCGGAGATGGCGGCGCGGGTGTTGAAGTCCTGGTCCATGGCCTCGATGAACTTTGCTCGGAAGATATCCACGAGCTCCTTGGCGTCGTCGCTGCCTTGCGCCCTCTTCTGGGCGGAGAGGAGCTCGTGGTACACGTTGTGCAGGCGCTTGAGGCTGGCCGAGGCCTCCTCTAGGGCGGCCTCGGAGTACACCTGGGGGCCGCGGTAGTGGGCTGACAGGACGTAGAATCTCAGCTCCTCCTTGGAGTGCTTGGTGAGCACTTCCCTGACCGAGAAGAAGTTCTTCAGGGACTTGGACATCTTGGCATCCTGGACCTGGAGCATGCCATTATGCACCCAGTAGTTGGCCAGCGGCCGACCGTTGGCGGCCTCGGACTGCAGGATCTCGTTCTCATGATGGGGGAACATCAGGTCGTTGCCGCCGCCATGGATGTCAATCGTCTCACCAAGATACTCGGTGCACATGGCCGAGCACTCGATGTGCCAGCCTGGACGACCCTTTCCCCAGGGGGAGTCCCAGAATATCTCGCCCGGCTTGGCGGCCTTCCACAGAGCAAAGTCGTACGGGTTCCTCTTAAGTTCATTGACCTCGACCCGTGCTCCCGCCTGCATGTCCTCCAGCCTCTGCCCGGTGAGGCGGCCATAGTCCTTCACCTTGTCCACGGAGAAGTAGACGGACCCGTCCTCGCTCTTGTACGCGAAGCCGTGGTCCATGATCTTCTGGATCATGGCGATGATCTGAGGTATGTTCTCGGATGCCTTAGGGTAGGCGTTGGCACGCTTTACCCCTAGGGCGTCGACGTCCAGGAAGTACTTCTCGATGTACATCTTGGAAAGGGCCAGCGGCTCCATCCCCATCTCCGCCGCCCGGTTGATGATCTTGTCATCCACGTCCGTGAAGTTCGTGAGGTGGGTGACATCATAGCCGCGGTAGCGGAGGTACCTGGTGATCATGTCGAACACTATTATGGAGCGTGCGTGCCCCATGTGGATATCGTCGTACACGGTGACCCCGCAGACGTACATCTTGACCTTCTTGTCTTCGATGGGCTTGAACTCCTCTTCCTGCTTGGTCAGTGTGTTGAAAATCCTCAGGGACACGTCGATACCTCATTTTTTAGATAGGCCAGGATTGATTAGCTCTTCTTTATCCTTTCCTCCAAGGCCTCAACGCGCTGTTCCAAGCGGTCCAGGGAGCCGCATATGAGGTTCAATCGGTCAAGGAGGGGATCGGGAAGGTTCTCCTGGGGGACCTCCACCTTTCTCTCGCCGTCCTTCTTGACAACCTTCCCGGGGATGCCCACCACGGTGCTGTTGGGGGGGACGTCCTTAACGACCACGGAGCCCGCCCCGACCTTTGAGTTCGCGCCGACGGTGATATCACCGAGGACGGTGGCGTCCGCCCCTATGACGACGTTGTCTTCGATGGTAGGGTGCCTCTTGCCCTTGGAGGTGGACACCCCTCCCAGGGTGACTCCCTGGAATATTGAGACATTATCGCCGATGATTGTTGTCTCACCAATGACCACCCCCGTGGCGTGATCGATGAAGAAGCCTTTGCCCACGTGGCAGCCTGGATGTATATCCGCACCTGTGAGAACCCT
The nucleotide sequence above comes from Methanomassiliicoccus sp.. Encoded proteins:
- the feoB gene encoding ferrous iron transport protein B yields the protein MKILLAGNLNVGKSQLFSRITGIGVISANYPGTTVTFEEASVTFHGEKISVYDLPGIYSLAGETEDELVTTKLLSEKTPDYVIAVLDATRLEQGLVLLLQLIELGYRVIVALNFMDQARKRYTIDIDRLEKTLMVPVVPTVATTGEGVDRLMELVVSNTVHRSPYVTRYDSHIEAFLEDIAEGSVSTGSGYPIRGASIKLLEGNHFFTGQFSPSVLEFADQYRKEFREQHFEDVEVHIARDRYGEAGKIASEVITWLPKRDLTLKDRISEVTLRPRTGIPILLVVLVSIFLCVVVVGGLLETLLADVYAAVVGDFFTQLASWIGGTPGQAIAQGIDLSIQAIIAIVIPYILVFYLILGLLEDSGYLPRVVMLLDGLMLKLGLHGRAIIPMVVGTGCNVPAILATRTLESKRERLILATIIVMAVPCSAQTVIIIGTVGHHAGILYAVAIYLILLVLILLLGRILHLVLKQEPPSLVIEIPDLSMPSFRNILSKTWLRIKDFFIIAFPLLLIGSLILEFLMLYNILDSLVEPLAPLTVGLLGLPAVIIVALIFGVLRKEMALQILFVIFALSVGADLGTVLTDQQLFVFALVMATYMPCIGVLAALVKEFGIKDAALVSVASIVFAFLLGGLANLVFILT
- a CDS encoding metal-dependent transcriptional regulator; translated protein: MLSENAEDYLACIWDLGQRTGSDVVKTTAIAAKLKLTPASVTEMTQKLASEGYLNYEKYKGVTLTYKGKKVAERIKRKHRLLERFFCDVIGLRRDQSHDEAMKLEHTVSDESVEKLNQILNYPQVCPDGDPIPPCEEPLDPDPDLSIHLTDLDEGEKGIITHLTCDETTKIKRLISMGFVPGRSVALEERVPMGGPLLVQLEELKVALARDCASLVMVRKC
- a CDS encoding radical SAM protein; the protein is MEEDRELIVRKKAILLTSGPIQVSPQFRPPFPLSRSTAGPGAGSSSLVLSFGRFRVKKAITTEPCEFLLVGDGPMYVLMRGEETFLDDVRILPTIAHAPEQAFFNLDTQCIYHCRFCTSPALEKKLTKGLDPDKVVAMVRGLSQREDLRAVAFTAAVVKDPQSTVDKLAYVISKVREFLPDIPIGVEPYIDTWEQIDQLKKAGADEIKLNIETFDREIFQKVCGELDLDHILETITYAVRVFGRGKVTSNIIVGMGETDANILQGVQELASRGCVATLRPLRLNDLNRRPMAEALGTMEELTPERLLRLAREHRRILENNGLTSLTLHTMCHECGCCDIVPFRDI
- a CDS encoding cysteine--tRNA ligase; translation: MSLRIFNTLTKQEEEFKPIEDKKVKMYVCGVTVYDDIHMGHARSIIVFDMITRYLRYRGYDVTHLTNFTDVDDKIINRAAEMGMEPLALSKMYIEKYFLDVDALGVKRANAYPKASENIPQIIAMIQKIMDHGFAYKSEDGSVYFSVDKVKDYGRLTGQRLEDMQAGARVEVNELKRNPYDFALWKAAKPGEIFWDSPWGKGRPGWHIECSAMCTEYLGETIDIHGGGNDLMFPHHENEILQSEAANGRPLANYWVHNGMLQVQDAKMSKSLKNFFSVREVLTKHSKEELRFYVLSAHYRGPQVYSEAALEEASASLKRLHNVYHELLSAQKRAQGSDDAKELVDIFRAKFIEAMDQDFNTRAAISELFEAVREINKLLSDGRLSGEGAKNILGVLKEMDSVFAILPAEQSSSEDRSGEIIDILIEVRNELRKRKQYDLADKIRDLLKEKGVELQDTAEGVKWKRTGN
- the cysE gene encoding serine O-acetyltransferase; translated protein: MSWRDDVNTVLERDPAPRSFSEALMFSQGLHAILLHRISHNLYEREQYKLARLINYWSRVLTGADIHPGCHVGKGFFIDHATGVVIGETTIIGDNVSIFQGVTLGGVSTSKGKRHPTIEDNVVIGADATVLGDITVGANSKVGAGSVVVKDVPPNSTVVGIPGKVVKKDGERKVEVPQENLPDPLLDRLNLICGSLDRLEQRVEALEERIKKS